A window of the Miscanthus floridulus cultivar M001 chromosome 14, ASM1932011v1, whole genome shotgun sequence genome harbors these coding sequences:
- the LOC136504346 gene encoding calcium-dependent protein kinase 27-like: MGNVCVGSRFCKNGGFFGNFSLWPSRSRNSGGTPSNPTTTSRSVPVVQVQPSESDAKPQPAQTTEAPAPIVISEPAPLPQPQPQPTPTPSEPDPSPPAPASQQQPAQPPPQQQAPPRQQSRKKAAHIKRISSAGLQVESVLRRKTDNLKDKYSLGRKLGQGQFGTTYLCVDKATGLEYACKSIAKRKLVTDEDVEDVRREIQIMHHLAGHPNIIAIRGAFEDAVAVHVVMELCAGGELFDRIVRRGHYTERQAGELARVIVAVVESCHSLGVMHRDLKPENFLFVGNDEESPLKTIDFGLSMFFRPGEEFTDVVGSPYYVAPEVLKKRYGQEADVWSAGVIIYILLCGVPPFWAETEQGIFEQVLHGSLDFESDPWPSVSENAKDLLRKVLVRDPKKRLTAHQVLCHPWLQTIASAPDKPLDSAVLSRLKQFSAMNKLKKMALRVIAENLSEEEIAGLKEMFKMMDTDNSGQINFEELKAGLQRVGANMKEPEIYQLMQAADIDNSGTIDYGEFIAATLHLNKVEREDHLFAAFQYFDKDGSGYITADELQQACDEFGIEDVRLEDMIGEVDQDNDGRIDYNEFVAMMQKSTTGFGKKGHQYNLSNSIGFRDALKANS; this comes from the exons ATGGGCAACGTCTGCGTCGGGTCCCGATTCTGCAAGAACGGCGGCTTCTTCGGCAACTTCTCCCTGTGGCCCTCCCGCTCCCGCAACTCCGGCGGCACCCCCTCCAACCCCACCACCACCTCCCGCTCCGTCCCCGTCGTCCAGGTCCAGCCCAGCGAATCCGACGCCAAGCCGCAGCCCGCGCAGACCACAGAGGCTCCGGCTCCCATTGTCATCTCCGAGCCGGCACCGCTTccccagccgcagccgcagccgacGCCGACGCCAAGCGAACCCGACCCGTCACCACCGGCGCCGGCGTCGCAACAACAGCCTGCGcaaccgccgccgcagcagcaggcgccgccgCGGCAGCAGTCCCGGAAGAAAGCGGCGCACATCAAGCGCATCTCCAGCGCGGGGCTGCAGGTGGAGTCGGTGCTCCGGCGCAAGACCGACAACCTCAAGGACAAGTACAGCCTGGGGCGGAAGCTCGGGCAGGGGCAGTTCGGCACCACGTACCTGTGCGTGGACAAGGCGACGGGGCTGGAGTACGCGTGCAAGTCCATCGCCAAGCGGAAGCTGGTCACCGACGAGGACGTGGAGGACGTCCGTCGCGAGATCCAGATCATGCACCACCTGGCGGGGCATCCCAACATCATCGCCATCCGCGGCGCGTTCGAGGACGCCGTCGCCGTGCACGTGGTCATGGAGCTCTGCGCGGGCGGGGAGCTGTTCGACCGCATCGTGCGGAGGGGCCACTACACGGAGCGGCAGGCCGGGGAGCTGGCCCGCGTCATCGTCGCCGTCGTGGAGTCGTGCCACTCGCTCGGGGTCATGCACCGGGACCTCAAGCCGGAGAACTTCCTCTTCGTCGGCAACGACGAGGAATCGCCGCTCAAGACCATCGACTTCGGCCTCTCCATGTTCTTCCGGCCAG gcgAGGAGTTCACGGACGTTGTCGGGAGCCCGTACTACGTGGCGCCGGAGGTGCTGAAGAAGCGCTACGGGCAGGAGGCCGACGTGTGGAGCGCCGGCGtgatcatctacatcctgctctGCGGTGTGCCGCCGTTCTGGGCGGAGACGGAGCAGGGCATCTTCGAGCAGGTGCTGCATGGCTCGCTGGACTTCGAGTCCGACCCCTGGCCGAGCGTGTCGGAGAACGCCAAGGACCTGCTTCGGAAGGTGCTCGTCAGGGACCCCAAGAAGCGCCTCACCGCGCACCAAGTCCTCT GCCACCCGTGGCTGCAGACGATCGCCTCTGCGCCTGACAAGCCGCTGGACTCTGCGGTGCTGTCCCGGCTGAAGCAGTTCTCCGCGATGAacaagctgaagaagatggcgcTGAGG GTGATCGCGGAGAACCTGTCGGAGGAGGAGATCGCGGGGCTCAAGGAGATGTTCAAGATGATGGACACCGACAACAGCGGGCAGATCAATTTCGAGGAGCTCAAGGCCGGACTTCAGAGGGTCGGCGCTAACATGAAGGAGCCCGAGATATATCAGCTCATGCAGGCT GCTGATATCGACAACAGTGGCACCATAGACTACGGAGAGTTCATAGCTGCAACACTGCATCTCAACAAAGTCGAAAGGGAAGACCATCTATTTGCTGCCTTCCAATACTTTGACAAAGATGGCAGTGGATACATCACAGCTGATGAGCTGCAGCAAGCGTGTGACGAGTTTGGCATAGAAGATGTCCGACTCGAAGACATGATTGGCGAAGTGGATCAAGACAAT GATGGgcgcatagattacaatgagttTGTCGCAATGATGCAAAAGTCAACAACCGGATTTGGCAAGAAAGGTCATCAGTACAACCTTAGCAATAGCATTGGTTTTAGGGATGCCTTGAAGGCAAATAGCTGA
- the LOC136503432 gene encoding uncharacterized protein has translation MAVSNYTYLKLKKLGPNGVITVESTYEPAYDCDVKCIEYAEALVEAETLLLNLDRLGSEAPDSKRHAGTFKPTEAIKLILVDPTCFDDWALRISATLDIK, from the coding sequence atggcggtctctaactacacctacctcaagctcaagaagCTAGGCCCCAATggtgtcatcactgtcgagtccacgtacgaacctgcatacgactgcgacgtcaaatgcatcgagtatgccgaggctcttgtggaggccgagaccctccttctcaacctcgaccgacttggtagcgaggcgcctgactccaagcgtcatgCTGGGACTTTCAagcccacggaggccatcaagctcatcctggtcgaccccacctgcttcGACGactgggcgctgaggatcagcgccaccctcgacatcaaatag